The following are encoded together in the uncultured Sphaerochaeta sp. genome:
- a CDS encoding MBL fold metallo-hydrolase, giving the protein MVQYAILGSGSSGNSYLFTDGTVSILIDQGYSVVELSRRLSQFSVPLSTVQAVFLTHLHPDHARGVGVLSRKLPIPVYAHDRMVAEQPLVIEKLGIPEGNLQTVCTSELVTVGSFSLFCFDTSHDSSGSVGWYITHQDTHYMVLTDTGITSEQQMMLAEGATFLFLEANYDEQMLKTGPYPAMLKRRISGNLGHLSNEQALQFLCESGFKGEHVYFIHLSECNNDPVILEKVAQSKTDLPFTVCRKNQWYGPKNEVHL; this is encoded by the coding sequence ATGGTTCAGTATGCCATTCTGGGCAGTGGGTCCAGTGGAAACAGTTATCTTTTCACCGATGGTACCGTCTCCATCTTGATTGACCAGGGGTACAGTGTTGTGGAGCTTTCAAGACGTCTGTCTCAATTCTCCGTGCCACTTTCTACCGTTCAGGCGGTATTCCTCACCCATCTCCATCCTGACCATGCCCGTGGTGTCGGAGTACTATCCCGGAAACTACCCATACCTGTCTATGCCCACGATCGTATGGTTGCTGAGCAACCGCTGGTAATCGAGAAGTTGGGTATCCCAGAGGGAAATCTGCAGACAGTGTGTACATCGGAACTTGTTACAGTCGGTTCTTTCTCCCTGTTCTGTTTCGATACAAGTCACGACAGCAGTGGTTCTGTTGGTTGGTATATTACCCACCAGGATACCCATTACATGGTATTAACCGATACGGGTATCACCAGCGAGCAACAGATGATGCTTGCAGAGGGTGCTACATTCCTATTTCTGGAAGCGAATTATGATGAACAGATGTTGAAAACCGGCCCCTACCCAGCAATGCTTAAACGGAGGATTTCCGGTAATCTGGGGCATCTGTCCAATGAACAAGCCTTGCAGTTCCTCTGTGAGAGTGGCTTCAAGGGTGAACATGTCTATTTCATCCATCTCTCTGAATGTAATAATGATCCTGTGATTCTGGAAAAAGTAGCTCAGTCCAAGACTGACCTTCCCTTTACTGTATGCAGGAAAAATCAGTGGTATGGACCAAAAAACGAGGTGCATTTATGA
- the asnS gene encoding asparagine--tRNA ligase has translation MKERISTLLKREPQAEFVVAEGWVRTKRDSKNVCFLEVNDGSCLKGLQVVIDKEQLPDLSILNDITTGCSVICKGPIVASAGGNQAVEMATVDVQVVGPCPVDTYPLQKKRHTIEYLREIAHLRARTNMFGAVARVRNTLSYAVHTFFQEHGFSYVNTPIISASDCEGAGEQFLVTTLDMDNIPRSEDGKIDYTKDFFGREAYLTVSGQLEGETYAMALKNIYTFGPTFRAENSNTKRHLSEFWMVEPEMAFCTLEGNMELAEEFLKYLFKTVLEECTEDMAFFSKFVQSGVQETLKSIVETPFAHLTYTEAIEELSKHNDKFEFPVSWGSDLQSEHEKFLTEEICKRPVIVTDYPKEIKAFYMKLNEDGKTVRGMDVLVPRLGEIIGGSEREADLDILTKRMEELDLNPDDYWWYLDLRRFGTVPHAGFGLGFERLVQYVTGMGNIRDVIPYPRAPKLADF, from the coding sequence ATGAAAGAACGAATATCTACATTGCTCAAGAGAGAACCTCAGGCTGAATTTGTTGTGGCAGAAGGCTGGGTAAGGACCAAGCGCGACAGTAAGAATGTATGCTTCCTTGAGGTTAATGATGGTTCGTGTCTGAAGGGACTGCAGGTTGTCATCGACAAGGAGCAGCTTCCTGACCTCTCCATACTCAACGATATCACCACCGGTTGTTCAGTTATCTGCAAGGGCCCAATCGTTGCAAGCGCAGGGGGTAACCAAGCAGTTGAGATGGCTACTGTTGACGTACAGGTAGTGGGCCCCTGTCCGGTGGATACCTACCCTCTCCAGAAAAAACGGCATACCATCGAGTATCTTCGTGAGATTGCCCACCTGAGAGCGAGAACCAACATGTTTGGTGCAGTAGCGCGTGTTAGAAATACCTTGAGCTATGCTGTCCACACTTTTTTCCAAGAACATGGGTTCTCCTATGTGAATACCCCGATCATCAGTGCAAGTGATTGTGAAGGAGCCGGTGAGCAGTTTTTGGTCACCACCCTGGACATGGACAACATTCCCCGCAGCGAAGATGGAAAGATTGATTACACGAAGGACTTCTTTGGCCGTGAAGCCTATCTTACCGTAAGTGGGCAGCTTGAGGGTGAAACCTATGCAATGGCACTGAAAAACATCTACACCTTTGGTCCTACCTTCAGAGCAGAGAATTCCAACACCAAGCGACATCTCTCTGAGTTCTGGATGGTTGAACCTGAAATGGCTTTCTGTACGCTTGAAGGAAATATGGAGCTGGCTGAGGAATTCCTCAAATACCTGTTCAAGACCGTGCTGGAGGAGTGTACAGAAGATATGGCTTTCTTCAGCAAGTTTGTACAATCAGGGGTACAGGAAACGCTCAAGTCGATCGTGGAGACACCGTTTGCCCACCTGACCTACACTGAGGCGATTGAGGAACTTTCCAAGCACAATGACAAGTTTGAATTCCCCGTCTCCTGGGGCAGCGATTTGCAGAGTGAACACGAGAAGTTCCTTACCGAAGAAATATGCAAACGACCAGTGATTGTGACCGACTATCCCAAGGAAATCAAGGCTTTCTACATGAAGCTGAATGAGGATGGGAAGACAGTGCGGGGCATGGATGTACTGGTACCCCGCCTGGGTGAGATCATCGGCGGCAGTGAACGTGAAGCAGATCTGGACATCTTGACCAAACGCATGGAAGAACTGGATCTCAATCCTGATGATTACTGGTGGTATCTTGATCTGAGACGATTCGGTACAGTACCTCACGCCGGCTTCGGCCTTGGATTTGAGCGCTTGGTGCAGTACGTCACAGGGATGGGAAATATCCGGGATGTCATACCCTACCCAAGGGCTCCAAAACTGGCAGACTTCTAA
- a CDS encoding ArsC/Spx/MgsR family protein: MIQIIGTKKCKETAKAIRSCKERSIAFQFVDLSQRTLSEGEWRSLLGTYTAEALIDESSAYYTKEGYAWRSFDAAQELAEHPQLLKTPVLRYKGKVHLGYDPAVLAAWGTL, encoded by the coding sequence ATGATTCAGATTATCGGAACGAAAAAATGTAAAGAAACAGCGAAAGCAATCAGGAGCTGCAAAGAACGTAGCATCGCCTTTCAGTTTGTTGACTTGAGCCAACGCACACTCTCCGAAGGGGAGTGGCGTTCGCTTCTTGGCACATATACAGCTGAAGCGTTGATTGATGAGTCTAGTGCCTATTATACAAAAGAAGGCTATGCATGGAGAAGCTTTGATGCTGCCCAGGAGTTGGCAGAGCATCCTCAGTTGCTTAAGACTCCAGTACTTCGCTATAAGGGCAAGGTTCACCTAGGCTATGATCCAGCAGTACTTGCTGCATGGGGAACGCTTTAA
- a CDS encoding helix-turn-helix transcriptional regulator, translated as MNHETILLYRNAFERERMLSRLAGYPQLRLHAHRLGTESPEIEMRNCICYCSDLPSVVQMKRMLPSKNLLIFCPKSMKMMCSLLEDQYTIVLSLTCSEPLLEMMLGRFLSAPHPHDGVNEHPAVLTRREHQVLTLMVSGQETRQIASLLGIKVSTVIAHKKHLFLKSGVHTTSQLIVWALFSLYQ; from the coding sequence ATGAACCATGAAACAATCTTACTCTACCGCAACGCCTTTGAACGGGAAAGGATGCTGAGTCGACTGGCAGGGTATCCCCAGCTGAGACTACATGCACACCGTCTTGGTACTGAATCCCCAGAAATTGAGATGAGAAACTGTATCTGCTACTGCTCGGACCTTCCCTCGGTTGTGCAGATGAAGAGGATGTTACCGTCTAAGAACCTTCTCATCTTTTGTCCGAAATCAATGAAAATGATGTGTTCCTTGCTGGAAGACCAGTACACAATTGTACTCTCTCTTACCTGTAGTGAGCCACTGCTGGAGATGATGCTGGGGAGATTTCTCTCCGCTCCCCATCCTCATGACGGAGTCAATGAACATCCAGCTGTTCTGACCAGGCGGGAACATCAGGTGCTTACCCTTATGGTGAGTGGCCAGGAAACCCGTCAGATTGCCTCTCTCCTGGGTATCAAGGTGTCGACAGTCATCGCACATAAGAAGCATCTGTTCCTCAAGAGTGGGGTGCATACTACCAGCCAATTGATTGTCTGGGCATTGTTCTCGCTTTATCAATAA
- a CDS encoding DUF188 domain-containing protein: MFTLYVDADSCPRNLRQIILKAVIRRNLTVYFVADRVLKDVEQAYQQHTNTLRSEAKMQGIDDQIALRDVKSPINQVQVEKGDDSADDWIVDHAVPPALAITHDIPLAGRLVEKGITVLDDRGNTYTEENMAERLSIRNAMTEFRELGIFSEQHSRMSGKQTKAFSDSFDALLTSMLKQYT; encoded by the coding sequence ATGTTCACCCTATATGTAGATGCGGACTCCTGTCCGCGAAATCTGAGACAGATCATACTCAAGGCGGTAATCCGGCGTAATCTCACGGTATACTTTGTTGCAGACCGAGTGCTCAAGGATGTGGAGCAAGCCTACCAACAACATACCAATACCTTGCGAAGTGAAGCAAAAATGCAGGGAATAGATGACCAGATTGCCCTCAGGGACGTGAAAAGCCCTATCAATCAGGTGCAGGTGGAGAAGGGTGATGACAGTGCCGATGACTGGATTGTCGACCATGCTGTACCACCTGCCCTTGCCATCACCCACGACATTCCTCTCGCTGGCCGTTTGGTAGAGAAAGGTATCACTGTACTTGATGATCGGGGAAACACGTATACCGAAGAGAACATGGCAGAGCGACTTTCCATCCGTAATGCCATGACAGAGTTCAGGGAGTTGGGTATTTTCAGTGAACAACACTCCAGGATGAGTGGTAAGCAGACCAAGGCTTTCAGTGATTCGTTTGATGCATTGCTTACCAGTATGCTGAAGCAATATACCTGA
- a CDS encoding glycoside hydrolase family 2 TIM barrel-domain containing protein: MYQEKPVNDHWLFRHGFSEDFLVSEIDESAWQQVSLPHTPVQFAPGYHEEQFHWGPYTYRRHFSLALTDSQQVSIRFEGIANKADFYVDGVLSGSCEGAYLPYTLDLGTRSSFTLTVVASGDEDPSFPPFGGSMDYISFCGIYREASLIIRENRYFTFLGVESHQTDSLSLKGRAEASDGLDVVATLREGSTVLAETSAIIEMGVFSLKMEGLTLHPWTLEDPFLYTIEVKLGQSDKRVLTFGSRSARFTKDGFFLNGTLIPLVGLNRHQDYPYLGYAAPPSLQREDASILKKLGVNLVRTSHYPQHPAFLDACDRLGLLVFEEIPGWQHIGKEKHWRERCVRNVQGMIERDYNHPSIILWGVRINESPDDENLYQETNRVARTLDPHRATAGVRNLKKSQFLEDVYTYNDFSYAGKGRPLQKKSRVCEKAVPYMVSEFCGHMYPCKSFDSPKMRAEHALRHARVLDQGLATEGLSGVIGWCMHDYFTHANFGSGDQICYHGVMDIFRTDKAAAHIYRSQKNSPYVLSVLSSMDGGDYPGAMLPSAVIATNCEEVRLRYNDRVVGVFQPERKMFPHLSHPPVIIDDFIGDRLQAEPYLRERERPSLARLLGKVGRQGGSLKTGDLLKMGLFLKKHQLRYQDAVDLFTRYVGNWGSEGGLWVFEGLVGGKVVVTETCSQGGKPSLHLIADRSNLSTKEATYDMVSVRVEVRKEGGHLPLPYAHIPLLVSVSGVLSLATPPQMSTIGGSAVIYLRTMGGVGESVLHVSSPVGDKTLQFTVV, translated from the coding sequence ATGTATCAGGAAAAACCGGTCAACGACCACTGGCTGTTCCGCCACGGCTTCAGCGAAGATTTTCTCGTTAGCGAAATAGACGAATCTGCCTGGCAGCAGGTCTCGCTTCCCCATACACCCGTACAATTCGCCCCCGGGTATCATGAGGAGCAGTTTCACTGGGGACCCTACACCTACCGTAGGCATTTCTCCCTTGCCTTGACCGATTCCCAGCAGGTTTCCATCAGATTTGAAGGGATTGCAAATAAAGCAGACTTCTATGTGGATGGGGTGTTGTCTGGCAGCTGCGAGGGAGCCTATCTTCCCTACACGCTGGATTTGGGAACTCGCTCTTCTTTTACCCTTACTGTGGTTGCCTCAGGGGATGAGGATCCCTCCTTTCCTCCCTTTGGTGGGAGCATGGACTACATCTCCTTCTGTGGCATCTATAGGGAAGCAAGCCTCATCATCCGAGAGAATCGTTACTTTACCTTTCTCGGTGTGGAGAGTCACCAGACGGATTCGCTGTCGCTCAAGGGGAGGGCTGAGGCTTCGGATGGTCTGGATGTAGTGGCAACCCTGCGAGAGGGCAGTACAGTACTTGCGGAGACATCGGCAATTATTGAAATGGGTGTCTTTTCACTCAAAATGGAAGGACTGACCTTGCATCCATGGACACTGGAAGATCCCTTCCTCTACACCATTGAGGTCAAGCTTGGACAGAGCGACAAAAGAGTACTCACCTTCGGAAGTAGGAGTGCACGGTTTACCAAGGATGGTTTCTTTCTCAATGGAACTTTAATTCCACTGGTCGGGTTGAATCGTCACCAGGACTATCCTTATCTTGGATACGCAGCCCCCCCTTCACTGCAGAGGGAAGATGCAAGCATTTTGAAAAAGCTCGGGGTGAATCTGGTCAGGACAAGCCACTATCCACAACACCCCGCATTCCTGGATGCTTGTGACCGACTGGGCTTGCTTGTCTTCGAGGAGATTCCAGGATGGCAACATATCGGGAAGGAAAAGCATTGGAGAGAGCGGTGTGTGCGGAATGTGCAAGGGATGATTGAGCGAGACTACAACCATCCATCCATCATCCTATGGGGAGTGAGGATCAATGAATCCCCTGATGACGAGAACCTTTACCAAGAGACCAACCGCGTAGCGAGGACTCTTGACCCCCATCGTGCCACGGCAGGGGTTCGGAACTTGAAGAAGAGCCAATTCCTTGAAGATGTGTACACATACAATGATTTCTCGTATGCAGGGAAAGGACGTCCTCTTCAAAAGAAGAGCCGGGTTTGTGAGAAAGCTGTTCCGTACATGGTGAGTGAGTTTTGCGGCCATATGTATCCCTGCAAATCGTTTGATTCCCCAAAGATGAGGGCAGAACATGCACTGCGCCATGCAAGAGTGCTTGATCAGGGTCTGGCCACAGAGGGCCTGAGTGGGGTCATCGGGTGGTGTATGCATGACTACTTCACCCATGCCAATTTCGGAAGTGGGGACCAGATTTGTTACCACGGGGTGATGGATATATTCCGCACCGATAAGGCTGCTGCCCACATATATCGTAGCCAAAAGAATAGCCCCTATGTTCTGTCAGTGCTTTCTTCCATGGATGGTGGGGATTACCCGGGCGCAATGCTCCCCTCCGCAGTGATTGCCACCAATTGTGAAGAGGTCAGGTTGCGCTACAATGACCGTGTGGTAGGGGTCTTCCAACCTGAGAGAAAGATGTTTCCTCATCTTTCCCATCCACCGGTTATCATCGACGATTTCATCGGAGATCGACTACAGGCAGAACCTTACTTGAGAGAGCGGGAGAGACCATCCCTTGCCCGTCTGCTTGGAAAAGTGGGGAGACAGGGAGGATCACTGAAAACCGGTGATCTGCTCAAGATGGGGCTATTCCTGAAAAAGCATCAACTTCGTTACCAGGATGCTGTCGATTTATTCACCAGGTATGTTGGTAATTGGGGAAGTGAGGGAGGCCTCTGGGTCTTTGAGGGATTGGTAGGAGGGAAAGTAGTAGTAACTGAGACATGCAGCCAAGGGGGCAAGCCTTCCCTCCATCTTATTGCTGACCGTTCCAATCTCAGCACAAAGGAAGCAACTTACGATATGGTCTCCGTACGCGTGGAGGTGCGGAAGGAAGGGGGGCATTTACCTTTGCCCTATGCGCATATCCCCCTCTTGGTCTCTGTCTCTGGAGTATTATCCTTGGCAACTCCTCCACAGATGAGCACCATCGGAGGTAGTGCTGTAATCTATCTACGTACCATGGGGGGGGTGGGAGAGTCTGTATTGCATGTCTCCTCTCCCGTGGGTGACAAAACCCTCCAGTTTACGGTAGTCTAG
- a CDS encoding AMP-binding protein, with protein MYKTIPQIFAEVVTQYPAYTVQMSKDKNGVFQSISYSDLYSEVNSLAASLMDHGVKRGDLVGLISDNRREWLASDLAILSLGAADVPRGRDAMPYEVSFILSVTEASFCFVENAVQLRKILNISENLPALQHLIVMDREFTHQQRDEAASTTKIEILCYQDLVDEGRALLDDHAMAKKVENERAKGDSEEIATIIFTSGTTGDPKGVMLTHANFAYQLDAVPKLIERFAPGQRWLSVLPVWHSFERILQYVIIGNASTVAYSKPLGSILLADLALVNPHWMGSVPRIWEAVKAGVFASMKNKSPVAKGLFSFFIKVASVYSRSRDLVLGEVATFKKRSRILDVSIGLLPMVLLYPLYKAGDHLVFSKVKQKLGKNFIAGVSGGGSLSAGVDIFFASIGVKLLDGYGLTESAPVVAVRPLLHGVKRTVSPLEGTEVRIVTEQNQEAKPGEKGIVMVRGPQVMKGYYKRPDLTRLVLDENGWLNTGDLGIWTHRGEFALSGRAKDTIVLAGGENLEPVPIEAKLCESEFIEQAIVLGQDKKYLGALIVLNKQRIEEYLKEKEIPYLADKVYQMQEVRSLIEQTIGDIINSKHGFKSFEHIVRFRLLSKSFEVGKELSAKQELKRFEINRLYQREIDELFVS; from the coding sequence ATGTATAAGACCATACCACAAATATTTGCAGAGGTTGTTACACAATATCCCGCATACACCGTTCAGATGAGCAAGGACAAAAACGGCGTTTTTCAGTCGATCTCCTATTCTGATCTCTATAGTGAAGTGAACAGCTTGGCTGCCAGCCTAATGGATCATGGTGTCAAACGCGGAGATCTGGTTGGCCTGATCAGTGACAACCGCCGTGAATGGCTCGCCAGCGATTTGGCTATTCTCAGCCTGGGGGCTGCTGATGTTCCCCGTGGTCGGGATGCAATGCCCTATGAAGTAAGTTTCATTCTCTCTGTAACTGAAGCATCATTCTGTTTTGTAGAGAATGCGGTACAGTTACGCAAGATTCTCAACATCAGCGAAAATCTTCCTGCATTGCAACACTTGATCGTCATGGATCGCGAGTTTACTCATCAACAACGTGATGAGGCTGCATCCACCACCAAGATTGAGATTCTCTGTTATCAGGATCTCGTTGATGAGGGTAGGGCACTCCTTGATGATCATGCGATGGCAAAAAAGGTAGAGAATGAACGAGCCAAAGGGGACAGTGAGGAGATTGCAACAATTATCTTTACCAGTGGTACCACTGGTGACCCGAAGGGGGTCATGCTTACCCATGCAAACTTTGCTTACCAGCTGGATGCTGTTCCCAAGTTGATCGAAAGGTTTGCACCTGGTCAGCGCTGGCTCAGTGTTCTTCCCGTCTGGCACTCTTTTGAACGAATTCTACAGTATGTCATTATTGGCAACGCATCAACAGTTGCCTACTCCAAGCCGCTGGGCTCAATCCTGCTCGCTGACTTGGCGCTTGTGAATCCCCATTGGATGGGTTCTGTTCCCCGTATATGGGAAGCAGTAAAGGCTGGAGTATTTGCCAGTATGAAGAACAAGAGCCCCGTTGCAAAAGGGTTGTTCTCCTTCTTTATCAAGGTTGCAAGTGTGTACAGCAGAAGTAGGGACTTAGTACTCGGAGAGGTTGCTACATTCAAGAAGCGCAGCCGCATCCTTGATGTATCAATAGGACTTCTGCCGATGGTGTTGCTCTACCCACTCTATAAAGCTGGAGACCATCTGGTATTTTCTAAGGTTAAGCAGAAACTGGGCAAGAATTTCATTGCCGGTGTCAGTGGTGGAGGCTCGCTCAGTGCAGGGGTGGATATCTTCTTCGCCTCAATCGGGGTGAAGTTGCTTGACGGGTATGGACTGACAGAGAGTGCCCCTGTGGTAGCGGTGCGTCCTCTGCTCCATGGGGTTAAGCGTACGGTAAGTCCACTTGAAGGAACCGAAGTACGTATTGTCACTGAGCAAAACCAGGAAGCAAAGCCCGGTGAGAAAGGCATCGTCATGGTTCGTGGGCCACAGGTGATGAAGGGCTACTACAAGCGTCCTGATCTTACCCGATTGGTCTTGGATGAGAATGGTTGGCTTAACACCGGTGACCTAGGTATTTGGACCCACCGCGGTGAGTTTGCTCTCAGCGGAAGGGCAAAGGATACCATCGTCCTGGCAGGTGGTGAGAACCTTGAACCGGTACCCATCGAGGCAAAACTCTGTGAGAGTGAGTTCATTGAACAAGCCATTGTACTGGGGCAGGACAAGAAGTATCTGGGAGCCTTGATCGTGCTTAACAAGCAACGCATTGAGGAGTACCTCAAGGAGAAGGAAATCCCTTACCTCGCCGATAAGGTGTATCAAATGCAGGAAGTGAGAAGCCTGATTGAGCAAACAATCGGAGATATCATCAACAGTAAACATGGTTTCAAGAGTTTCGAGCATATCGTTCGCTTCCGCCTCCTCTCCAAGAGCTTTGAGGTGGGTAAGGAACTGAGTGCAAAGCAGGAACTAAAACGCTTTGAGATCAACCGCCTCTATCAACGTGAGATTGATGAGCTCTTCGTGAGTTGA